One stretch of Planococcus sp. PAMC 21323 DNA includes these proteins:
- the secDF gene encoding protein translocase subunit SecDF, translated as MKARGRIIAFFLLVLLLIGVIGSTSLPIAKDVKLGLDLQGGFEVLYEVSALQDGQEITQDVLTDTTNALMNRINVLGVSEPVIQIEGEDRIRVQLAGVEDQASARELLSTEANLTFRDAEDNLLLSGNDLKQGGATGTFDSNGNPIVTLELNDPGKFAEITEQVSQTAPPDNLLVIWLDFEEGVDSFAEERLKADPKFVSAPRVEKRISSPSVEITGSFTVEETQNLAGILNAGALPVSLEEIYSTSVGAQFGEQALDQTMVAAAVGIALVLLFMLVYYRLPGAVAVVTLSAYVYLIMVVFEWIGGVLTLPGIAAIMLGVGMAVDANIITYERIREEMRTGKSIKDSFRVGARSSFSAIIDANVTTLLAAAVLFYYGTSSVKGFATLLIISILVSFITAVWGSRLLLGLWVNSGVLDNKPGMFGLKQSVIHAKEENLEITDLSTRFDRFDFARNRNKFFLASIVLIVSGMAVLGVFRLNLGIDFSSGTRVEIASEAALTKDEVQTFLDGAGFETDDIVISGDNSDIGVARFKEEFSQEQINNLKAVTMDEFGAEPNVSTVSPTVGQELAKNALYALSIAAIGIIIYVAFRFEWRMGVASIVALIHDAFFIVAVFSLLRLEVDITFIAAVLTIIGYSINDTIVTFDRIRENMKRMKKIDTVEQLEKVVNVSLRQTLGRSVNTVLTVLLVVIALLIFGAPSITNFSIALLIGLIAGTYSSIFIAAQLWLIMKKAELNKKGPIDIEKKEQENKWGSDEPVV; from the coding sequence ATGAAAGCAAGAGGCCGCATTATCGCCTTTTTCTTATTGGTTTTGCTACTGATAGGAGTTATAGGCAGCACGAGTTTACCAATCGCAAAAGACGTTAAATTAGGACTGGATTTGCAAGGTGGTTTTGAAGTGCTTTACGAAGTATCAGCTCTTCAAGATGGCCAAGAAATCACACAAGACGTACTGACAGATACGACAAATGCGTTGATGAACCGGATTAACGTACTAGGTGTTAGTGAACCCGTTATTCAAATTGAAGGCGAAGACCGCATTCGTGTTCAATTGGCGGGAGTTGAAGATCAAGCGTCAGCACGTGAATTGCTGTCGACAGAAGCCAACTTAACGTTCCGTGACGCTGAAGATAATCTGTTGCTTTCAGGCAATGACTTGAAGCAAGGCGGCGCGACAGGAACTTTTGATTCAAATGGGAACCCGATTGTCACATTAGAATTAAACGATCCAGGAAAATTCGCTGAAATTACAGAACAAGTTTCTCAAACAGCTCCACCAGATAATTTATTAGTTATTTGGCTAGATTTTGAAGAAGGTGTGGATTCATTCGCAGAAGAGCGTCTGAAAGCAGACCCGAAATTTGTTTCTGCGCCAAGAGTTGAGAAACGAATTTCATCACCATCTGTTGAAATTACAGGTTCTTTTACAGTTGAGGAAACCCAAAATCTTGCTGGGATTTTAAATGCCGGGGCATTGCCGGTTAGCTTAGAAGAGATTTATTCGACTTCTGTTGGTGCACAATTTGGAGAACAAGCACTTGATCAAACAATGGTTGCAGCAGCAGTCGGTATTGCATTAGTGCTCTTATTCATGCTCGTGTATTATCGTTTACCGGGTGCGGTAGCAGTTGTCACGCTATCAGCATATGTTTATTTGATCATGGTGGTGTTCGAATGGATTGGCGGCGTGCTCACTTTACCAGGTATCGCTGCGATTATGCTTGGTGTCGGGATGGCAGTAGATGCCAACATTATTACGTACGAACGTATTCGTGAAGAAATGAGAACAGGCAAGTCAATAAAAGACTCGTTCCGGGTAGGCGCACGTTCGTCATTCTCGGCGATCATTGATGCCAACGTTACGACTTTATTAGCAGCAGCTGTGTTGTTCTATTATGGAACAAGCTCTGTTAAAGGATTCGCGACTTTGCTTATTATCTCTATATTAGTCAGCTTTATTACAGCCGTTTGGGGATCGCGTTTATTGCTTGGCTTATGGGTCAATAGCGGTGTGCTCGATAACAAACCAGGCATGTTTGGATTAAAGCAATCCGTTATTCATGCAAAAGAAGAAAACTTAGAAATTACGGATTTATCTACGCGATTTGATCGCTTTGATTTTGCACGTAACCGCAATAAGTTTTTCTTAGCTTCAATTGTATTAATTGTTTCAGGGATGGCTGTTCTTGGTGTGTTCCGTCTAAATCTAGGTATCGACTTTTCAAGTGGTACGCGTGTAGAAATTGCATCAGAAGCCGCGTTAACAAAAGATGAAGTACAAACATTCCTTGATGGTGCTGGATTTGAAACAGACGATATTGTCATTTCAGGAGACAATTCTGATATTGGCGTCGCACGTTTCAAAGAAGAGTTTAGCCAAGAACAAATCAATAATTTAAAAGCTGTCACGATGGATGAGTTTGGTGCAGAACCAAACGTATCAACCGTGTCGCCAACAGTAGGTCAAGAATTAGCGAAAAATGCATTGTATGCATTGTCAATCGCAGCTATTGGAATTATTATCTATGTAGCGTTCCGTTTTGAATGGCGCATGGGTGTTGCATCAATCGTTGCATTGATTCACGATGCCTTCTTTATCGTCGCAGTATTTAGTTTACTTCGTCTAGAAGTCGATATCACCTTTATTGCGGCTGTCTTAACGATTATCGGTTATTCGATTAACGATACCATTGTAACGTTTGACCGAATTCGTGAAAATATGAAGCGCATGAAGAAAATCGACACGGTCGAGCAGCTAGAAAAAGTGGTCAACGTATCACTTCGTCAAACGCTAGGTCGTTCGGTTAATACGGTATTAACTGTATTATTAGTTGTCATTGCGCTATTAATCTTTGGTGCTCCATCAATCACTAACTTCTCGATCGCCTTATTAATCGGTTTAATCGCTGGAACCTATTCCTCAATCTTTATCGCAGCTCAGCTATGGCTGATTATGAAAAAAGCTGAGTTAAATAAAAAAGGGCCAATCGATATCGAGAAAAAAGAACAAGAAAATAAATGGGGTTCAGACGAACCTGTAGTTTAA
- a CDS encoding RelA/SpoT family protein, with the protein MSKDQVRTAEDVFEMVASYMNADHVQTIKKAYQVAYDAHMGQFRKSGEPYIVHPVQVAGILADLQMDPATVAAGFLHDVVEDTEVSREDIVHDFDEEVAVLVDGVTKLSKIKYLSKEEQQAENHRKMFVAMAQDIRVILIKLADRLHNLRTLKYQTVEKQRIKANETLEIFAPIAHRLGINTIKWELEDTALRYLNPQQYYRIVNLMKKKRTEREDYLNNVIAEVRTQLDEVDIKADLFGRPKHIYSIYRKMAIQNKQFNEIYDLLAVRITVESIKDCYAVLGIIHSTWKPMPGRFKDYIAMPKQNLYQSLHTTVIGPQGDPLEVQIRTEEMHRIAEYGVAAHWAYKEGKMADKPKSSVDSRLSWFREILDFQNESDNAEEFMESLKYDLFSDMVYVFSPKGDVIEMPAGSCPIDFAYRVHSEIGNKTIGAKINGKMAPLDTELHTGDIVEILTSKQSFGPSRDWLKIAKSTQTKNKIKQFFKKQLREDNVQKGRELIEKEIKAQEFPIKEVLANDNIKRVCEKFNFAGEDDMYAAVGFNGITAQQVVNRLAEKMRKKREQEEAIEKITVEMKSNTPRKQTESGVIVRGIDNMMIRLSKCCNPVPGDDIIGFITKGRGVSVHRTDCPNIHSNENDRLIPVEWENEGTPDNKAYQVDIEVQAYDRTGLINEVMHMVSEAKTTITAVSGRADKDKIATINLSILISHISHLNRVTEKIKSIPDVYSVQRVTN; encoded by the coding sequence ATGTCTAAAGATCAAGTGAGAACAGCTGAAGATGTATTCGAAATGGTTGCGTCTTATATGAATGCCGATCATGTACAAACGATTAAAAAGGCATATCAAGTTGCGTATGATGCCCATATGGGACAATTCCGCAAATCGGGAGAACCCTATATTGTTCATCCGGTTCAAGTAGCAGGGATTTTAGCAGATTTACAAATGGATCCCGCCACAGTGGCAGCAGGGTTTTTACATGATGTAGTTGAGGACACAGAAGTTAGCCGTGAAGACATCGTCCATGATTTCGATGAAGAAGTAGCAGTGCTGGTTGATGGTGTAACCAAGTTAAGTAAAATTAAGTATTTATCTAAAGAAGAGCAACAGGCGGAAAATCATCGGAAAATGTTTGTCGCTATGGCACAAGATATTCGTGTTATTTTGATTAAACTCGCTGACCGACTGCATAATCTTCGCACATTAAAATACCAGACTGTCGAAAAACAACGCATCAAAGCAAATGAAACTCTGGAAATTTTTGCCCCGATTGCGCACCGTCTTGGAATCAATACCATTAAATGGGAATTGGAAGATACGGCATTGCGTTATTTAAATCCGCAGCAATATTACCGAATTGTTAATTTGATGAAAAAGAAACGTACTGAACGCGAAGATTATTTAAATAATGTCATTGCTGAGGTTCGTACACAACTTGATGAAGTTGACATAAAAGCGGATTTGTTTGGTCGACCAAAACATATTTACAGCATATATCGTAAAATGGCGATTCAAAACAAGCAATTTAATGAAATTTACGATTTGCTGGCGGTTCGTATTACGGTCGAAAGCATTAAAGATTGCTATGCTGTACTTGGAATTATTCATTCAACATGGAAGCCGATGCCAGGTCGTTTTAAAGATTATATTGCAATGCCAAAACAAAATTTATACCAGTCGCTTCATACGACGGTTATTGGACCACAAGGTGACCCGCTAGAAGTGCAAATTCGTACAGAAGAAATGCACCGCATTGCAGAATACGGAGTTGCTGCGCATTGGGCATATAAAGAAGGCAAAATGGCTGATAAACCAAAAAGCTCGGTCGATTCACGTTTATCATGGTTCCGAGAAATCCTTGATTTCCAAAATGAATCTGATAACGCAGAAGAATTCATGGAGTCACTGAAATATGATTTATTTTCAGATATGGTTTATGTCTTCTCTCCAAAAGGCGACGTGATTGAAATGCCGGCAGGATCTTGTCCAATTGATTTTGCTTACCGAGTGCACTCGGAAATTGGTAATAAAACCATCGGCGCAAAAATAAACGGCAAAATGGCACCACTTGATACGGAATTGCACACAGGTGACATTGTGGAAATTTTGACTTCCAAACAGTCATTTGGTCCGAGTCGTGATTGGTTGAAAATTGCTAAATCGACACAAACTAAAAATAAGATCAAGCAATTTTTCAAAAAACAATTGCGTGAAGACAATGTGCAAAAAGGTAGAGAACTGATTGAAAAAGAAATTAAAGCACAAGAGTTCCCGATAAAAGAAGTGTTGGCAAACGATAACATCAAACGTGTTTGCGAGAAATTCAATTTTGCAGGGGAAGACGATATGTACGCGGCAGTTGGCTTTAACGGCATAACAGCGCAACAAGTTGTGAACCGTTTAGCTGAAAAAATGCGTAAAAAACGCGAGCAAGAAGAAGCGATTGAAAAAATCACTGTCGAAATGAAATCCAACACACCGAGAAAGCAGACGGAATCTGGTGTCATCGTTAGAGGCATCGACAATATGATGATTCGTCTGTCAAAATGCTGCAATCCGGTACCTGGGGACGATATCATCGGGTTTATTACAAAAGGTCGTGGTGTTTCTGTTCACCGAACCGATTGCCCGAATATCCACTCGAATGAAAACGATCGACTAATTCCTGTAGAGTGGGAAAATGAAGGTACACCTGATAATAAAGCGTATCAAGTAGATATTGAAGTTCAAGCTTATGACCGCACAGGTTTAATTAACGAAGTGATGCATATGGTAAGTGAGGCGAAGACGACGATTACGGCAGTAAGTGGACGTGCAGATAAAGATAAAATTGCTACAATCAACTTGTCGATTTTAATTTCGCATATTTCACATTTGAATCGCGTCACTGAAAAAATCAAATCCATTCCGGACGTTTATTCGGTCCAGCGCGTGACGAATTAA
- a CDS encoding glycosyl hydrolase family 28-related protein: protein MKLEKNHDPHLNAAWIDQFLDNRTPLEEITYETERYFKAVKKDFAKSKYNRPKKTMVQRMWSLFSEKFTIEDEHHFESVVVGDELFPSWKKRLDQEYRKLESTITQRVVVTDFGALGDGMTDSTAAFYRAFGNGAVEVRVPAGVYIVKNLRIPSWTRLIGAGKGKTIIKLHPDAPRRARLLTNRNYIRGNRNISVEQLTLDWHVERLGNMEKTSTGNNYSSCLTYSNLTYGWVKDVEALNPGLHCFDITSPFYNYAGDGLRGKDGSQFVWLDGVSGSGFGDDGVTTHHSDYIFVSNSHFSDPSGRAHKQGFSNSNGFEVDDGSRHVWLVNNSSARCFGGVEIKAHAESSAATGVHISGHLSVHDNRSFNFRHIGHHKKDDPQSLSAFNIRAQKLVSIEPTETALYKSSSPRCLVVSGYRNVAINRFLFIGDPNYDYKQKPAVAIQYRAACVSLTNGVIEKFTTANADISIAGGEQSANSIRIKNILSIASAKESVLVGKESSLVHLEEIRKRNNLFL from the coding sequence ATGAAGTTGGAAAAAAATCACGATCCCCATTTAAATGCCGCATGGATTGACCAGTTTTTGGACAATCGCACACCCCTAGAAGAAATCACCTACGAAACAGAGCGATATTTTAAAGCCGTAAAAAAAGATTTCGCTAAAAGCAAATACAATCGGCCTAAAAAAACGATGGTGCAACGAATGTGGTCATTGTTTTCAGAAAAATTTACGATAGAAGATGAACATCATTTCGAGAGCGTTGTAGTTGGAGACGAGCTTTTTCCGTCCTGGAAAAAACGGCTTGACCAAGAATACCGGAAATTAGAATCGACAATTACACAAAGAGTAGTAGTCACAGACTTCGGAGCTTTGGGAGATGGAATGACCGACAGCACAGCTGCCTTTTATAGAGCATTTGGCAATGGAGCGGTAGAAGTAAGGGTTCCAGCAGGCGTATATATCGTAAAGAACTTGCGTATTCCGTCATGGACGCGCTTAATCGGTGCAGGAAAAGGAAAGACAATCATCAAGCTGCATCCAGACGCACCGCGCAGAGCACGATTACTGACCAACCGCAATTACATAAGAGGAAATCGTAATATTTCTGTCGAACAGTTAACCTTAGACTGGCATGTTGAACGGCTTGGCAATATGGAGAAAACAAGTACAGGTAATAATTACTCAAGTTGTTTAACGTATTCCAACTTAACGTACGGCTGGGTAAAAGATGTTGAAGCGCTGAACCCTGGGTTGCATTGTTTTGATATTACGTCACCGTTTTATAATTATGCAGGAGACGGTTTACGAGGCAAAGACGGAAGCCAATTCGTGTGGCTTGATGGCGTTAGCGGCTCTGGGTTTGGAGACGATGGAGTGACCACGCATCATAGCGACTATATCTTTGTGTCCAATTCCCATTTTAGTGACCCAAGCGGAAGAGCTCATAAACAAGGATTTTCAAATTCAAATGGCTTTGAAGTGGACGATGGTTCTAGGCATGTATGGCTTGTCAATAACTCCAGTGCACGTTGTTTTGGAGGAGTCGAAATAAAAGCCCACGCGGAATCTTCAGCAGCTACAGGCGTCCATATATCTGGCCATTTATCGGTACACGATAATCGTTCATTTAACTTCCGTCATATCGGTCATCATAAAAAAGACGATCCACAGTCGCTATCAGCCTTTAATATTCGTGCTCAAAAACTGGTATCCATTGAACCTACTGAGACAGCGCTATACAAATCCTCATCCCCTCGTTGTTTAGTGGTGTCAGGTTATCGAAATGTGGCCATAAACCGCTTTTTATTTATTGGTGATCCAAACTATGACTATAAGCAAAAACCCGCTGTTGCCATTCAATATCGAGCTGCATGTGTTTCATTGACGAATGGCGTTATTGAAAAGTTTACGACCGCAAATGCGGATATTTCCATAGCGGGTGGCGAACAAAGTGCAAATAGTATTCGCATAAAAAATATTTTAAGCATTGCATCGGCGAAAGAGTCGGTCCTTGTCGGGAAAGAAAGCAGCTTGGTTCATTTAGAAGAAATTCGTAAACGCAACAATCTTTTTCTTTAA
- the yajC gene encoding preprotein translocase subunit YajC, with protein sequence MDTLIALSPLLLMFLLMWFFIIRPAQKRQKATKDMQTELRRGDRIVTIGGLHGLVDAVDDATIYITVADGTRLQFERQAIARVVESAKAVI encoded by the coding sequence ATGGATACGTTAATTGCGTTATCACCTTTACTATTAATGTTCTTGCTAATGTGGTTTTTCATCATCCGTCCTGCACAAAAACGTCAGAAGGCAACTAAAGACATGCAGACTGAACTAAGACGTGGCGACCGCATTGTCACAATCGGCGGATTACACGGCCTAGTTGATGCTGTTGATGATGCTACAATCTACATCACTGTAGCTGATGGTACGCGTTTGCAGTTTGAGCGCCAAGCAATCGCACGTGTAGTGGAATCTGCAAAAGCAGTAATCTAA
- a CDS encoding adenine phosphoribosyltransferase: MDLKPYITIVEDWPKPGIRFKDITSLMDNGTAYKYATDKIVEYAKKVNAEVIVGPEARGFIIGCPVAYALELGFAPVRKEGKLPREVIKAEYGLEYGTDILTMHKDAIKPGQRVLITDDLLATGGTIGATINLVEQLGGIVVGCAFLIELTYLDGRKNLGNYDVTTLMQY, encoded by the coding sequence ATGGATTTAAAACCGTACATTACCATTGTTGAAGATTGGCCAAAACCAGGAATTCGTTTTAAGGACATCACATCGTTGATGGACAACGGAACTGCCTATAAGTATGCAACAGACAAAATAGTTGAATACGCAAAAAAAGTAAATGCAGAAGTAATCGTAGGGCCTGAAGCACGCGGCTTTATCATCGGCTGCCCAGTAGCTTATGCGCTCGAACTTGGCTTTGCTCCAGTTCGTAAAGAAGGCAAATTGCCACGTGAAGTGATCAAAGCTGAATATGGCCTTGAATACGGAACAGACATTTTAACAATGCACAAAGATGCAATCAAACCTGGTCAACGTGTATTAATCACGGATGATTTGCTTGCAACAGGTGGCACAATCGGTGCTACGATTAACTTGGTAGAACAGCTTGGCGGAATTGTCGTTGGCTGCGCATTTTTGATTGAATTGACTTACTTAGATGGTCGTAAAAACTTAGGCAACTATGACGTCACGACATTAATGCAATATTAA
- a CDS encoding LapA family protein, with protein MKLQWLLLIGLVFAVIIAVFAVVNVEEVPVNYVFGEAEWPLILVILASALLGFLLSSVLAIMRNYQMQRKVKALQKEIAVKETLIATQQNEIAAYQKVGIEPEAQIVTSEKLPEEPTKEEF; from the coding sequence ATGAAATTACAATGGCTACTTTTAATTGGACTTGTTTTTGCAGTAATTATCGCCGTATTTGCCGTTGTTAATGTTGAAGAAGTACCGGTCAATTATGTATTTGGTGAAGCCGAATGGCCGTTAATCTTGGTCATCTTAGCCTCTGCACTTCTTGGATTTTTACTAAGCAGTGTGTTAGCGATTATGCGCAACTACCAAATGCAACGTAAAGTTAAAGCGTTACAAAAAGAAATTGCTGTAAAAGAAACACTGATCGCAACACAACAAAACGAAATCGCTGCTTACCAAAAAGTTGGAATAGAACCAGAAGCACAAATTGTAACAAGCGAAAAACTGCCAGAAGAACCAACTAAAGAGGAATTCTAA
- the dtd gene encoding D-aminoacyl-tRNA deacylase: MRVILQRSKQASVTVDGETTGAIESGYVLLVGITHEDTEKDADYLARKIAQLRLFEDEEGKMNRSILENGGEILSISQFTLYGETKKGRRPSFVAAARPEVAEPLWQAFNTALESHGLVVETGIFGAMMDVQLVNDGPVTIMLES, from the coding sequence ATGAGAGTAATTTTGCAACGCTCTAAACAAGCATCTGTGACAGTCGACGGTGAGACGACCGGCGCGATCGAGTCGGGTTACGTTTTGCTAGTTGGCATCACTCATGAAGATACAGAAAAAGACGCCGACTATTTGGCTAGAAAAATTGCGCAACTTCGATTGTTTGAAGACGAAGAAGGCAAGATGAATCGTTCTATTCTCGAAAACGGTGGAGAAATTTTATCAATTTCTCAGTTTACTTTGTATGGCGAAACTAAAAAAGGGCGACGCCCAAGCTTTGTCGCAGCAGCTCGTCCAGAAGTTGCGGAACCGCTCTGGCAAGCGTTTAACACAGCGCTCGAAAGTCATGGACTAGTTGTCGAAACCGGTATTTTTGGAGCCATGATGGACGTTCAGTTGGTCAATGACGGACCAGTGACGATTATGTTGGAGTCTTAA
- the recJ gene encoding single-stranded-DNA-specific exonuclease RecJ — protein MIESKKRWRLTTPDEQQVQDIQNELKISSVLAKILVTRGLNTPQAAREFMKMDVSGMHDPYLMKDMDVAVTRIREAIDKQEKIVVYGDYDADGVTSTTVMMTVLQDLGADVSFMIPNRFKHGYGPNTELFQQAFDDGTKLIVTVDNGISGIEQVDFANSLGMDVIISDHHDIGDQMPNALAIIHPRHPEGQYPFGELAGVGVAFKMAHALYEEIPDHLIELTAIGTVADLVPLHGENRLFVKEGLAALIDSPSPAVGALCEVAGIKQQDITEETIGFMFGPRINAIGRLQDADPAVQMFLTEDPAEARSLASGLDVLNKERQAIVKQITEEAMQQVEQRYPNGVPRVLVVAQEGWNPGVVGIVASKLTEKFYRPSIVLSLNPENGKAKGSARSIDGFHLYNELAKNRDILPHFGGHPMAAGMTLEANDVDELRERLIMQAETSLTAEDLLPVVDIDIPLNLDEIDIIAIESMRSLAPFGMGFAKPKFYLEGVHVASIRKIGAAQNHLKMELTQHAATLDAVGFGLGSVGDELTPDVKIDVIGDLQINEWNGRKKPQLMVEDVRTDQWQLFDIRGIRQVSRWSKLIPQQNQVFLAFKEDTPALFQSFLPQPICSVTQLDALSDRKDHLVLLDLPESEEQLAEVLAKLKPKRIYAHFHAKDSQYFEQIPTREQFKWLFAFIKKRGSFDFNKHCDELAKHKGWTRESLFFMLQVFFELGFVTLNNGITEIAQSPSKQDLSEAPIYKHREQQIALEQKLLYASFKDLKEWFDTKVSAKEEEIWI, from the coding sequence ATGATTGAATCTAAAAAACGATGGCGTTTAACAACACCAGATGAACAACAAGTTCAAGATATACAGAACGAACTGAAGATATCATCTGTACTAGCTAAAATTTTAGTGACGCGTGGCTTAAACACACCCCAAGCGGCACGTGAATTTATGAAAATGGACGTCAGCGGCATGCACGATCCTTATTTGATGAAAGATATGGATGTTGCCGTAACACGCATTCGCGAAGCAATCGATAAACAAGAAAAAATTGTCGTTTACGGAGATTATGATGCGGATGGCGTTACAAGCACAACGGTTATGATGACGGTTTTACAAGATTTAGGGGCAGATGTGTCCTTTATGATCCCAAACCGTTTTAAACACGGTTATGGACCGAATACGGAATTATTCCAACAAGCTTTTGACGATGGGACAAAACTAATTGTTACAGTAGATAATGGCATCTCAGGCATCGAGCAAGTTGATTTTGCTAATAGCTTAGGAATGGATGTCATCATCAGTGACCATCACGACATTGGCGATCAGATGCCAAATGCGCTAGCAATCATTCACCCACGTCATCCCGAAGGACAATATCCTTTTGGTGAACTAGCGGGAGTCGGGGTCGCGTTTAAAATGGCTCACGCACTTTATGAAGAAATTCCAGATCATTTAATCGAATTAACAGCAATTGGTACTGTTGCTGACTTGGTTCCGCTTCACGGAGAAAATCGATTGTTTGTAAAAGAAGGACTGGCTGCATTAATTGATTCGCCGAGTCCTGCGGTTGGAGCCCTTTGTGAAGTGGCGGGCATAAAACAACAAGACATTACGGAAGAAACAATTGGCTTTATGTTTGGACCACGTATTAATGCCATTGGTCGCTTGCAAGATGCGGACCCAGCTGTACAAATGTTTTTAACAGAAGACCCTGCAGAAGCACGTTCGTTAGCTTCTGGGCTTGATGTGTTAAATAAAGAACGGCAAGCAATTGTTAAACAAATTACTGAAGAAGCGATGCAGCAAGTAGAGCAGCGATATCCAAACGGTGTGCCGCGAGTACTTGTCGTCGCACAAGAAGGTTGGAATCCAGGCGTAGTTGGAATCGTAGCATCAAAACTTACAGAGAAATTTTATCGTCCATCGATTGTGTTGTCGCTGAATCCAGAAAACGGCAAAGCAAAAGGTTCTGCACGAAGCATCGATGGTTTTCATTTATACAACGAACTCGCTAAAAATCGGGATATTTTGCCGCATTTTGGTGGACATCCAATGGCAGCAGGCATGACCCTTGAAGCGAACGATGTGGATGAGTTGCGCGAACGATTAATCATGCAAGCAGAAACGAGTTTGACAGCAGAAGATTTATTGCCTGTTGTGGATATTGATATCCCACTAAACTTAGACGAAATCGACATTATCGCAATCGAATCGATGCGTTCACTTGCCCCATTTGGTATGGGTTTTGCAAAACCGAAGTTTTACCTTGAAGGCGTCCATGTGGCGTCAATTCGTAAAATTGGTGCAGCTCAAAACCATTTGAAAATGGAGTTGACGCAACATGCTGCTACGCTTGATGCAGTAGGATTTGGGCTCGGTTCGGTTGGAGATGAACTAACACCAGATGTTAAAATTGATGTGATTGGTGATTTACAAATAAATGAATGGAACGGCCGTAAAAAGCCGCAGCTTATGGTGGAAGATGTTCGTACAGATCAATGGCAATTATTTGATATTCGAGGCATTCGTCAAGTATCACGTTGGTCGAAATTGATTCCTCAGCAAAACCAGGTATTTTTAGCGTTTAAAGAAGACACGCCAGCATTGTTTCAATCATTTTTGCCGCAGCCTATTTGTTCGGTAACTCAATTAGATGCTTTATCTGATCGCAAAGATCATTTAGTATTGCTTGATTTACCAGAATCAGAAGAACAATTGGCAGAGGTTTTAGCTAAATTAAAACCAAAACGAATTTATGCACATTTTCATGCCAAGGACTCTCAGTATTTTGAGCAAATTCCAACGCGTGAACAATTTAAATGGTTATTCGCTTTTATTAAAAAGCGGGGATCGTTTGATTTTAATAAACATTGTGATGAACTAGCAAAACATAAAGGTTGGACACGGGAATCATTATTTTTCATGCTGCAGGTGTTTTTTGAACTTGGTTTTGTTACACTTAACAATGGTATTACCGAGATTGCGCAATCGCCAAGCAAACAGGATTTATCAGAAGCACCGATATATAAACATCGCGAGCAGCAGATTGCCCTAGAGCAAAAGCTATTGTATGCATCTTTTAAAGATTTAAAAGAGTGGTTCGATACGAAAGTATCTGCCAAGGAGGAAGAAATATGGATTTAA
- a CDS encoding post-transcriptional regulator encodes MTSYPEQFKFVLPALESKQSEFYHFDYDTFTEEDLWEFCVKKKWRKKDIKSMHLYEMINDIMDMTASDFLAYHQVEGLKKARWNDDSTIENIQHLLRPPNKK; translated from the coding sequence ATGACGAGTTATCCAGAACAATTTAAATTCGTTTTGCCAGCGCTCGAAAGTAAACAAAGTGAATTCTATCATTTTGATTATGATACATTTACAGAAGAAGATTTATGGGAGTTTTGTGTGAAGAAAAAATGGCGGAAAAAAGATATAAAGTCGATGCATCTTTATGAAATGATTAATGACATTATGGATATGACTGCATCTGACTTTTTAGCTTACCACCAAGTCGAAGGATTAAAAAAAGCGCGTTGGAACGACGATAGCACCATTGAAAATATTCAACATTTACTACGTCCACCTAATAAAAAATAA